A DNA window from Gillisia sp. Hel1_33_143 contains the following coding sequences:
- the mdh gene encoding malate dehydrogenase, translated as MKVTIVGAGAVGASCAEYIAIKDFASEIVLLDIKEGVAEGKAMDLMQTATLNGFDSKVTGATNDYSKTAGSDVVVITSGIPRKPGMTREELIGINANIVKEVSSNLIQHSPDAIIIVVSNPMDTMTYLVHKTTGLPKNRIIGMGGALDSARFKYRLSEALDCPPSDVDGMVIGGHSDTGMVPLTRLATRNSIPVKAFLSEERLTQVSEDTKVGGATLTKLLGTSAWYAPGAAVSAMVQAIGCDTKKMFPCSALLEGEYGLNDLCIGVPAILGKNGLEKIVEIELDSAEKAKIKESAEGVKKTNELLEL; from the coding sequence ATGAAAGTTACTATCGTAGGTGCTGGAGCAGTAGGTGCCAGTTGTGCTGAATATATTGCAATTAAAGACTTTGCTTCAGAAATAGTTTTATTAGATATCAAAGAAGGTGTTGCTGAAGGTAAGGCGATGGATTTAATGCAAACTGCAACTCTTAATGGATTTGATTCGAAAGTTACAGGTGCTACCAACGATTATTCTAAAACTGCAGGTAGTGATGTTGTTGTAATTACAAGTGGTATTCCTAGAAAACCGGGAATGACAAGAGAAGAATTAATAGGTATCAATGCAAACATCGTAAAAGAAGTTTCTTCTAACCTAATTCAGCATTCTCCAGATGCAATAATAATAGTGGTAAGTAATCCTATGGATACTATGACTTACCTTGTACATAAAACTACCGGACTTCCAAAAAATAGAATTATTGGAATGGGTGGAGCTTTAGATAGCGCACGTTTTAAATACCGTTTGAGTGAAGCTTTAGATTGCCCTCCTTCTGATGTAGATGGAATGGTAATAGGTGGACATAGCGATACAGGGATGGTGCCACTTACAAGATTGGCTACTAGAAATAGTATTCCTGTGAAAGCATTTTTATCTGAAGAACGCCTTACGCAGGTGTCTGAAGATACTAAAGTTGGTGGAGCAACGCTAACTAAGTTATTAGGAACAAGTGCATGGTATGCGCCAGGAGCAGCAGTATCTGCAATGGTTCAGGCTATTGGGTGTGATACTAAAAAGATGTTCCCTTGTTCTGCTTTATTAGAGGGTGAATACGGGTTAAATGATCTTTGTATTGGAGTTCCAGCAATTTTAGGTAAAAATGGTCTTGAAAAGATCGTTGAAATCGAACTTGATTCAGCTGAAAAAGCAAAAATCAAAGAAAGTGCAGAAGGAGTTAAAAAAACAAATGAATTATTAGAATTGTAA